In Halobacteriovorax marinus SJ, the following proteins share a genomic window:
- a CDS encoding M48 family metalloprotease, producing the protein MLFLFGFLLFFYALTSAIGFILLPSFGEIYASGLLSILILIEFLFGDRILLGFMRAKLVVDQNRISYMLSNIRLKFSLSRVNLYTSRRVRGWHIIDNAFSSPVIVVNPETLKRLSDRELEAMLSLACFKISRGIARKDSIYLVLFSIILSPVILCNILEKYRLDAISSLIKFLLMPFILLKGYVLNTKQIQDDLVKDFLESFDLAHELEGGLYKVNINTVEKRSYLFEICTETISLTHKEGKEKLSYYLKLKQTL; encoded by the coding sequence ATGTTGTTTTTATTTGGTTTTTTATTATTCTTCTACGCCCTGACAAGCGCCATAGGATTCATCCTTCTTCCAAGTTTTGGTGAGATCTACGCCTCAGGACTCTTGAGCATTCTCATTCTCATAGAATTTCTCTTTGGAGACAGAATTCTTCTCGGTTTCATGAGGGCCAAGCTAGTAGTAGATCAAAATAGAATTTCATATATGCTCTCAAATATCAGGCTTAAATTTTCTCTATCTCGCGTAAATCTATATACGTCGAGAAGAGTGAGAGGGTGGCATATTATAGATAACGCATTCTCAAGTCCCGTTATTGTTGTAAATCCTGAAACACTAAAAAGACTAAGTGACAGAGAATTAGAGGCCATGCTCAGCTTGGCCTGCTTCAAGATCAGCAGAGGGATAGCTAGAAAGGACTCAATATACCTCGTGCTCTTTAGTATTATATTAAGCCCAGTTATTCTGTGTAATATACTTGAGAAATATAGACTGGATGCAATTTCATCACTAATTAAATTTCTTCTAATGCCTTTTATTCTACTAAAAGGTTACGTCCTCAATACAAAGCAAATTCAGGATGATCTGGTGAAGGATTTTCTAGAGTCTTTTGATTTGGCCCACGAGTTAGAAGGTGGTCTCTATAAGGTAAATATTAATACTGTAGAAAAACGCTCTTATCTCTTTGAAATTTGCACTGAAACAATTTCCCTCACTCACAAAGAAGGCAAAGAAAAGCTATCATATTACTTAAAGTTGAAACAAACACTTTAA
- a CDS encoding TIM barrel protein yields MQANKLLFGTAGVPNSTQKKNNPIEGVKQIHSLGLDCMQLEFAHGVRMKEEVSSALRKVSYELGIPLTSHGPYYINLNAREQDKIDSSVERIIQTAKISDLCGAESMTFHAAFYMKDSPFDVFDLVEKSMNVIEERLSRLDIEIELRPELTGKTSQFGSLDELISLTKNVSSCAPCMDFSHLYARTGQYNTEEEFKEVLTRIKEEIGADSLANMHIHISGISSNSKGDLKHLNLEKSKFNWKDLLKSLKDFNCGGYVICNSPNLEEDAMMMKEFYNSL; encoded by the coding sequence ATGCAAGCAAATAAGCTATTGTTCGGTACTGCTGGTGTTCCAAATAGTACACAGAAGAAAAACAATCCTATTGAAGGTGTGAAGCAAATTCACTCTCTAGGGTTAGATTGTATGCAACTTGAGTTTGCTCACGGTGTGAGAATGAAAGAAGAGGTTTCTTCGGCCCTAAGAAAAGTGTCTTATGAGCTAGGTATTCCTTTAACTTCTCACGGTCCTTACTACATTAATCTTAATGCAAGAGAGCAAGATAAAATTGACTCTTCAGTAGAAAGAATTATTCAAACTGCAAAGATCTCTGATTTATGTGGTGCTGAATCTATGACTTTCCACGCTGCATTTTACATGAAAGATTCTCCTTTTGATGTTTTTGACCTTGTTGAAAAGAGTATGAACGTTATTGAAGAGAGACTAAGTCGTTTAGATATTGAAATTGAACTTCGTCCAGAACTAACTGGTAAGACAAGTCAGTTTGGATCTCTTGATGAACTAATCTCTTTAACAAAGAACGTTTCTTCATGTGCTCCTTGTATGGACTTCTCTCACCTTTATGCGAGAACTGGTCAATACAATACTGAAGAAGAGTTCAAAGAAGTACTAACTAGAATTAAAGAAGAGATTGGTGCTGATTCACTAGCAAATATGCACATTCATATTTCAGGTATTAGCTCTAACTCTAAAGGTGATTTGAAGCATTTAAATTTAGAGAAATCTAAGTTTAACTGGAAAGATCTTCTTAAAAGTCTAAAAGACTTTAACTGTGGTGGATATGTTATTTGTAACAGTCCTAACCTTGAAGAAGATGCAATGATGATGAAAGAATTTTACAATTCACTATAA
- a CDS encoding 4Fe-4S binding protein, with amino-acid sequence MKPELEINNRCNSCDNCRLICPEKAIIKFKDTYAIDTWSCTLCSICIEVCPVDCIKLIEKPND; translated from the coding sequence ATGAAACCTGAACTCGAAATAAATAATCGGTGTAATTCCTGTGACAATTGTAGGCTAATATGTCCGGAAAAGGCCATTATAAAATTCAAAGACACTTATGCTATAGACACATGGTCATGTACTCTATGTTCAATATGTATCGAGGTTTGTCCTGTAGACTGTATTAAATTAATTGAAAAGCCTAACGACTAA
- a CDS encoding nucleotidyltransferase family protein yields MSLDTAYILGAGLGTRMGPVGEKLPKLLWPVYEKSLLELQLSYALKLGIKKVYLNTHFQAQVIQDFVHKHDVDVEILHEEELLDIGGAVHNLANKLNYRGKILILNGDQFLMFVEKQFKEFVDISQKYVATLMGLEVSDQYNELVLNDNLLAGIESSKSNSKYYTYSGVSIINLDLLKPVAGKTKFFESVANFKNDEIYVYRPTDYEYWDFGTTARYLNSMREVMLSKESRFYKFLLDSKAIDQSKLLPNNCYNAKGEEFSINLTDTPSQPGFGNIVFDGQDSLFEKENVVVMGESISKV; encoded by the coding sequence ATGAGTCTTGATACTGCCTATATCTTGGGAGCTGGACTTGGAACAAGAATGGGTCCTGTCGGTGAGAAGTTACCTAAGTTGCTGTGGCCGGTGTACGAAAAATCATTACTAGAGTTACAACTCTCATATGCACTCAAACTGGGAATAAAGAAAGTCTATCTCAACACTCATTTTCAAGCACAAGTTATACAGGACTTTGTTCATAAGCATGATGTTGATGTAGAAATCCTTCACGAGGAAGAATTGCTTGATATTGGTGGAGCAGTTCATAATCTAGCGAATAAATTGAACTATCGTGGGAAGATCTTAATTCTAAATGGTGATCAATTTCTTATGTTCGTTGAAAAGCAATTCAAAGAGTTTGTGGATATCTCACAAAAATATGTTGCGACTTTAATGGGTTTAGAAGTTAGCGATCAATATAATGAATTAGTATTAAACGATAATCTATTAGCAGGGATTGAAAGCTCAAAAAGTAATTCAAAGTATTATACTTATAGTGGTGTGAGCATTATTAATCTAGACTTGTTAAAACCTGTAGCAGGTAAGACAAAGTTCTTTGAGTCTGTCGCTAATTTTAAAAATGATGAGATCTATGTTTATAGACCTACTGACTACGAGTACTGGGACTTTGGCACAACAGCTAGATATTTAAACTCTATGAGAGAGGTAATGCTTTCAAAAGAGAGTCGTTTCTATAAATTTCTTCTAGACTCAAAGGCCATTGATCAAAGTAAACTTCTTCCAAATAATTGCTATAATGCTAAGGGAGAAGAGTTTAGTATCAACCTCACTGATACACCTTCTCAGCCAGGATTTGGAAATATCGTTTTTGATGGTCAGGATAGTTTATTTGAAAAAGAAAATGTCGTAGTGATGGGTGAGAGTATTTCTAAAGTTTAG
- a CDS encoding aminoglycoside phosphotransferase family protein: MRPEESERLLIEELFENTKNRIDNFNETAKSIAPLTGDASTRRYYRVVTDKKSYVSCLSEPLEQDSDSDFLNVYNIFSDSDVRVPKIYDHNIKKGYFLQEDLGNTTLLSYVSLMLDEGKIYETYREIIDILIRIHAIPADQSFSWGKLKFDTEKLMFEMNFTKKYFLNSFLKVELNKEEEKIYTSSFEKIISELVNEKMVLCHRDFHSRNIMMKNERPVVIDFQDARQGIPQYDLVSMLEDCYFQLSAKNIKKLKEYYFKNSNFLEQDLAKFERLYDLMTIQRTFKAIGSFAYINEDRKDSRYLKYIGFAMEKFRNKLKKFPEFQDLYNLIIGKYYES; encoded by the coding sequence ATGAGGCCAGAAGAAAGTGAGAGACTGTTGATAGAAGAGCTTTTTGAAAATACAAAAAATAGAATTGATAATTTTAATGAAACAGCGAAGAGTATAGCTCCTTTAACGGGAGACGCATCTACGAGAAGGTATTATAGAGTTGTAACTGATAAAAAGAGTTATGTTTCTTGCTTGAGTGAACCTCTTGAGCAAGATAGTGATAGTGACTTTCTCAATGTATACAATATTTTCTCAGACTCTGATGTAAGAGTTCCAAAAATATATGATCACAATATTAAGAAAGGATATTTTCTACAGGAAGATTTAGGAAATACAACTCTTCTTTCATACGTTTCACTAATGCTTGATGAAGGAAAGATTTACGAAACATATAGAGAGATTATAGATATCTTAATTCGAATTCACGCTATACCTGCAGACCAAAGTTTTTCTTGGGGAAAACTGAAGTTTGATACTGAGAAGTTAATGTTTGAAATGAATTTTACAAAGAAGTATTTCTTAAATTCATTTTTAAAGGTCGAATTAAATAAAGAAGAAGAGAAAATTTATACAAGCTCTTTTGAAAAAATTATTTCAGAATTAGTTAATGAAAAGATGGTTCTTTGTCATAGAGATTTTCACTCACGAAATATTATGATGAAAAATGAGAGACCTGTGGTTATAGACTTTCAAGATGCAAGACAAGGTATTCCTCAATATGACTTAGTTTCTATGTTAGAGGATTGCTATTTTCAACTATCAGCAAAGAATATTAAAAAGCTAAAAGAGTACTACTTTAAAAATAGTAATTTCTTAGAGCAGGATCTCGCGAAGTTTGAAAGACTATACGATTTAATGACAATTCAAAGAACATTTAAAGCAATAGGGAGCTTTGCTTATATAAATGAAGATCGTAAGGATAGTCGATACTTGAAGTATATTGGGTTTGCGATGGAAAAGTTCAGAAATAAACTTAAGAAGTTTCCAGAGTTCCAAGATTTATATAATTTAATTATTGGTAAATACTATGAGTCTTGA
- a CDS encoding LysM peptidoglycan-binding domain-containing protein, whose translation MKLSKILLLLALLTLGVSCSSKRKKDDASKTADISQEVSAEDADFIVDSEDEDLLLDDGSNGAIEEVAMSESAPLIMEESSGSSMGLIGGQYTVEKGDTLMWIAFKLYGDYRKWQHLSSLNGNISATNLATGMTLNHDSAGFNYNPQGLPHLIKVGETLGTISGEKYGTDKRWKEIWDNNRAMIHDPNIIFAGFTLHYLPDRDIASEDI comes from the coding sequence ATGAAATTATCAAAAATACTCTTATTACTAGCGCTACTTACTCTAGGTGTAAGTTGTTCGAGCAAGAGAAAGAAAGACGATGCTTCTAAGACAGCAGATATCTCACAAGAGGTAAGTGCTGAGGACGCGGACTTCATTGTAGATTCAGAAGATGAAGATCTTCTTTTAGATGATGGTAGTAATGGTGCCATTGAAGAAGTTGCAATGTCTGAGTCAGCACCTTTAATTATGGAAGAGTCTTCAGGTTCTTCGATGGGTCTTATCGGTGGACAATATACTGTTGAAAAAGGCGATACACTAATGTGGATTGCATTTAAGCTTTACGGTGATTATAGAAAGTGGCAACACCTTTCATCTTTAAACGGTAATATCTCGGCTACTAACCTAGCAACAGGTATGACTTTAAACCATGACTCAGCTGGATTTAACTATAATCCTCAAGGTTTACCACACCTAATTAAAGTTGGTGAAACTCTTGGGACAATCTCTGGTGAGAAGTATGGAACAGATAAGAGATGGAAAGAAATCTGGGATAATAATAGAGCGATGATTCACGATCCAAATATTATCTTTGCTGGATTTACACTGCACTATCTTCCAGATAGAGATATTGCTTCAGAAGATATCTAA
- a CDS encoding lipoprotein, producing MSSKLLLLFLLTFSACGVKGPPKPPAGTAVPSFVDGYLFKDKEKKEAAKKDEKKEQDQEQDGQ from the coding sequence TTGAGTTCTAAACTTCTTCTTCTATTCTTACTAACTTTTTCTGCATGCGGAGTTAAAGGTCCACCAAAACCTCCTGCGGGCACAGCTGTTCCCTCATTTGTAGACGGATATCTTTTCAAAGATAAGGAAAAGAAAGAGGCCGCAAAAAAAGATGAGAAGAAAGAACAAGATCAAGAACAAGACGGTCAATAA
- the folK gene encoding 2-amino-4-hydroxy-6-hydroxymethyldihydropteridine diphosphokinase: protein MSLILATGTNIGDRLQNLAQAKRQLSSAFSLQEESRIYQSAAVDYEEQPDFYNQVLVFSDPKIEPNLLMTQVLELEAELGRTRDILRGPRIIDIDILFYNDIKSETDHLSLPHPRLFERSFVIRPLMELEVFKELNKKYDFNTKFDTEAYPLKL, encoded by the coding sequence ATGTCTCTTATCCTTGCCACCGGAACTAATATCGGTGATAGACTTCAAAATCTTGCCCAAGCAAAGAGACAGCTCTCCTCAGCTTTCTCTCTCCAAGAAGAAAGTCGTATTTACCAATCCGCTGCTGTAGACTATGAAGAACAACCTGACTTTTACAATCAAGTTCTCGTCTTTAGTGATCCCAAAATTGAACCCAACCTTCTTATGACTCAGGTCCTAGAACTAGAAGCAGAGCTCGGTAGAACTAGAGATATTCTTCGTGGACCTAGAATTATAGACATTGATATTCTCTTTTATAATGACATCAAGTCTGAGACAGACCACCTATCACTGCCACACCCTCGTCTCTTTGAGCGAAGTTTTGTGATTAGGCCTTTAATGGAGCTAGAAGTTTTTAAAGAGTTAAATAAAAAGTATGACTTTAATACAAAGTTTGACACAGAGGCTTACCCGCTTAAACTTTAA
- a CDS encoding acyl-CoA dehydrogenase family protein, protein MVSFELSSEQKEIREMAMKFAKNEMMPKANEYDESGEMPMDILTKAWELGLVNTCIPPEFGGTGFTTLDSMIITEALAYGCLGMNTTLMANDLALLPIALGGNEEQKKRFLTPFTESYKIASFCLTEPGNGSDAAGLKTTIKEDGDHYIINGQKMWITNAGYADLFVIYCTTDPELKHKGISCIVLDDKNVEGLEIGAKEKKMGHRSSDTRAVTFTNVRIPKENLIGNLGDGWNLAKMTLDHSRPMVAASAVGGAQCALDHAVKYAKERIQFNKPLAGHQAIQMMVADMAMKVEASRLLVHKAAWLLDQGKSNTELASYAKAFAADKFMEVATDAVQVFGGYGYSNEYPVEKIMRDAKLIQIYEGTSQIQRLVIAKEIFSRS, encoded by the coding sequence ATGGTTAGCTTTGAGCTCTCAAGCGAACAAAAAGAAATTAGAGAAATGGCAATGAAGTTTGCCAAGAATGAAATGATGCCTAAAGCAAATGAGTATGATGAGTCTGGTGAAATGCCAATGGACATCCTTACTAAGGCATGGGAACTGGGTCTTGTGAACACATGTATTCCTCCTGAATTTGGTGGAACTGGCTTCACAACTCTAGATTCAATGATCATCACAGAGGCCCTGGCATATGGATGCCTTGGTATGAATACAACTTTAATGGCAAATGACCTTGCCCTTCTTCCAATTGCATTAGGTGGAAATGAGGAACAGAAAAAAAGATTCCTTACTCCCTTTACTGAATCCTATAAAATCGCTTCTTTTTGTTTAACAGAACCAGGTAACGGATCAGATGCCGCTGGACTCAAAACAACAATTAAAGAAGATGGAGACCACTATATTATCAATGGTCAAAAGATGTGGATTACTAACGCAGGATACGCAGATCTCTTCGTTATCTACTGTACAACAGATCCAGAACTCAAGCACAAAGGTATCTCTTGTATCGTGCTTGACGATAAAAATGTTGAAGGACTGGAGATTGGTGCTAAAGAAAAGAAGATGGGACACCGAAGTTCTGACACTAGAGCCGTTACTTTTACAAATGTCCGCATACCTAAAGAAAATTTAATTGGAAATTTAGGCGATGGTTGGAATTTAGCAAAGATGACTTTGGACCACTCAAGACCAATGGTTGCCGCTAGCGCGGTGGGTGGAGCGCAGTGTGCATTGGATCACGCAGTTAAATATGCTAAAGAAAGAATACAGTTTAATAAGCCTCTAGCAGGTCACCAAGCAATTCAGATGATGGTTGCGGATATGGCCATGAAAGTTGAGGCTTCAAGACTACTCGTTCATAAAGCTGCATGGCTTTTAGACCAAGGTAAGTCTAATACTGAATTAGCATCGTATGCAAAAGCGTTCGCTGCTGACAAATTTATGGAAGTCGCTACTGATGCCGTTCAAGTTTTTGGAGGATATGGCTACAGTAACGAGTACCCTGTAGAAAAAATCATGAGAGATGCCAAGCTTATACAAATATATGAAGGGACATCTCAGATACAAAGATTAGTAATTGCTAAAGAAATTTTTTCAAGGAGCTAA
- a CDS encoding electron transfer flavoprotein subunit beta/FixA family protein has protein sequence MNIFVCIKQVPDTETKITPNGDGTYIETSSIKWIMNPYDEFAVEQALLTKQANSGSTVTVVRVGGVKDTEALRTALAMGADDAILVESDDNLDSFMTAKALKGAIEKSGKTPDVIFTGKQAIDDDCLQVPQLLAGMLNLPSVSVVVGCEETGGTFTLKREVEGGALEVYEVKSPAVIACNKGLNTPRYASLPGIMKAKRKPLAQHSLADVGVSDADRRVKYSGFQLPPEKPAGKKFDAMDEANQASIVAEVVGLLRNEAKVI, from the coding sequence GTGAATATCTTTGTTTGCATAAAACAAGTTCCGGACACGGAAACAAAAATTACACCTAACGGTGATGGTACTTACATCGAAACTAGTTCGATTAAGTGGATTATGAACCCTTACGATGAGTTTGCAGTTGAGCAAGCACTTCTAACTAAGCAAGCAAATAGCGGATCAACTGTTACTGTTGTGAGAGTTGGTGGTGTTAAGGATACTGAAGCTCTCAGAACAGCACTTGCAATGGGCGCTGATGATGCCATTCTAGTTGAGTCTGACGACAATCTAGATTCATTCATGACAGCAAAAGCTCTTAAAGGTGCAATCGAGAAATCTGGAAAAACTCCAGATGTTATCTTCACTGGAAAGCAGGCCATCGATGATGACTGTCTTCAAGTTCCTCAACTACTAGCTGGAATGTTAAACCTTCCTTCAGTATCTGTTGTTGTTGGTTGTGAAGAAACAGGTGGAACTTTCACTCTTAAAAGAGAAGTTGAAGGTGGAGCCTTAGAAGTTTACGAAGTTAAATCTCCAGCTGTAATCGCATGTAACAAAGGACTTAATACTCCTAGATATGCTTCACTACCTGGGATTATGAAAGCGAAGAGAAAGCCTCTTGCTCAGCACTCACTTGCTGACGTTGGAGTTTCTGATGCTGACAGAAGAGTTAAGTACTCTGGATTCCAACTTCCTCCAGAAAAACCAGCTGGTAAGAAGTTTGATGCAATGGACGAAGCAAACCAAGCTTCAATTGTAGCGGAAGTTGTTGGCCTTCTAAGAAACGAAGCGAAGGTAATTTAA
- a CDS encoding electron transfer flavoprotein subunit alpha/FixB family protein: MAKVLVFTEVTADNVKSVTYEILGKLAGNEVDVAAVGQVPAGAVAELAKFGAANIHSLKGDNLDNYSPEGYANALKEFIGNGGYDYVFAGSTSLAKDLFPRLSGMFDAGMASEVTNFTMDGGTFAGTRPLFAGKCLAKVEIEGPKPHFVTVRPNALGMPSSENAAAGNAADASVSAGEIRAAIKEIIKGASEKLDLTEANIIVSGGRAMKEASNFKILEDLADTIGATVGASRAAVDSGYAPHAMQVGQTGKTVAPSLYIACGISGAIQHLAGMRTSKCIVAINTDPDAPIFTKADYGIVGDLFQIVPILTEEFKKIM, encoded by the coding sequence ATGGCAAAGGTATTAGTATTTACAGAAGTTACAGCTGATAACGTAAAATCTGTTACATATGAAATTTTAGGTAAATTAGCTGGTAACGAAGTTGATGTTGCTGCCGTAGGACAAGTTCCTGCTGGTGCAGTTGCTGAGTTAGCAAAATTTGGAGCCGCTAATATTCACTCACTCAAAGGTGATAATTTAGATAATTATTCTCCAGAAGGTTATGCTAACGCATTAAAAGAGTTTATTGGAAATGGTGGATACGACTATGTTTTCGCAGGTTCTACATCTCTAGCGAAGGATTTATTCCCAAGACTTTCAGGGATGTTTGATGCTGGTATGGCTTCAGAAGTTACTAACTTCACAATGGACGGTGGAACATTTGCTGGAACAAGACCACTATTTGCTGGTAAGTGTTTAGCTAAAGTAGAAATCGAAGGTCCAAAGCCTCACTTTGTAACGGTTAGACCAAACGCTCTTGGTATGCCTTCAAGTGAAAACGCTGCTGCAGGTAATGCTGCTGATGCAAGTGTTAGCGCTGGAGAAATTAGAGCTGCTATCAAAGAAATTATTAAAGGTGCTTCTGAGAAGCTAGACCTTACAGAAGCAAATATTATCGTTTCTGGTGGTAGAGCAATGAAAGAGGCTTCAAACTTTAAAATTTTAGAAGACCTAGCTGACACTATTGGTGCAACAGTTGGTGCTTCAAGAGCTGCAGTTGATTCTGGTTACGCTCCACACGCTATGCAAGTTGGTCAAACAGGTAAGACTGTTGCTCCTTCTCTATATATTGCTTGTGGTATTTCAGGTGCGATTCAACACCTTGCAGGTATGAGAACTTCTAAGTGTATTGTAGCAATCAATACAGATCCAGATGCTCCTATCTTCACAAAGGCTGACTACGGAATCGTTGGCGATTTATTCCAAATCGTTCCAATTCTTACAGAAGAATTTAAAAAGATTATGTAA